The window CTGATTGGTCATCAGTTCCTTGTTGAAATTGATATGTCCAGCTTTCCTCGAATGCTTGAATTTCGACAGAAGATCCTCCCTCATGCATAACTTCTCCGATGGGTTCAGTGGTTCTTCCAGTGGTCTTTTGATGTTAgacacataaaaggaaaataaaatgtatTAGCAGACTTCCTCTCCCGACCTACCTCAACCTTTGCCATTATCCCTTTACTTTTCCCCTTAATCCCCGGTGCCTCTTCATCCCAATCTCTACCACCGCCACCGCCTGGCCATAACCTTTGTTGCTCCCTTCCTCCAGCCCTTCCACCAGAAATACTCCAAGACCTTACCTTACGAACAATCCTTTCTTATAGTAAGTCTACAGCTCTCCAACTCCTCGAAATATCTCTTCGAAGATATGGACTCCCCATCTCAGGACTCTGTTTTCATCCTGACTATCCTTTCCTAACCATGTTTACCTGTACCTCTCCTAGTGAAATCTCAGACTTCCCCCTCATTGACAAGTGCATTTTCTAGCACCTTTGTTCCACCCACACCATCGCTCTTAGCTTTCCCATTCACACCCTTCATTGGTTCTTTGTTCGATGGACTGCTCCTATACATCATCGACCCAACAATCCTGTCCTACAGTTTCTCCAACTATTTGCTCCTCCAGATCATTGGCTTGATCTATTATCTGGATATCTCCCCTCATCTGATGACCCATATCCGGATATTTCCCAAATCATAATCCTCTTCCATAGACCCCCTATTATCCATCAGACCTTTGACCAACGCCAACAACCCTGCCATCACATTCAATATGTGTCTGATTTTCATATCTATGGACTCAAACCATATGATCTGTATCACACCCAGTTTAGCCACCAAGAAGAATGGAGGCTATTTCTTGCTACAATGTGTCAAGCCAATGACACTCTGCCTCAACAAGTTCCGGCTCCACTGCTTGTCTGTTTTGATAAAGCTTGGGATCTCCATCAGACCGGCCTTCTCACTGATCCTTGAATAGAGCACCTCCTCGATGTGTACAACGACTGGCTCATTGATCATGCTACTTTTTATCCTGCCAGCAGCACTGACAGCTCTGATGAATAGAATAAGGATATTATTCCTTTTCTTGAACAgtgtaaaataaataatgagTGGTGAGTTTGAGTGAGTTATCTTCTCATATTTCGTGTCTTGTATTATTGTAATGCGTGTCCCAGTGTCCTGTATATTCCTGACCCTATAAAAAGGGCCCCTAAGTAATGAAATGGATCATTAGATCCTTGTGTGAGAAAATCAATGTTCTAAAAATGGTCCATTTGGCTATTTTGAAGTGGGTAGAGGGCTTCGACAAGGTGATCCGTTGTCACCTATTCTCTTTATTATTGTATAAGAGGAATTGTGTAGAGCTCTGAGGTATCTCCGCGGAAAAGGATTGGTGAAAGTAATTCCAAGGAATGTTCTTACTCCCTCTCACTTGTTATATGTTTATCACCTTTTGATTTTCATAAATGCAGATTTGCGTGGCATCAagaatttaaagtgttttttgggCAACTATTAGGCTTATTCTggtcaaaaatttttttttttcccaaaggtcagcaaaagaatatattaatcaAAGAATGaggaattacaaaaaaaaaaaaaaaaaaaaaaaaaagaaacccttTGAGATCTTACagcaccttcggcatggccatcagcaatgAAGATACCAAAGCTTGGAAATTACaagaaacaaaatctgggtctaTTAAGACAATCCCAattaagataaaataaaactgaGTTTGGAGTACCATCCCAATATGAAGAACTACGAGTGATTGCAGTAAGTTTCGATAGTTTATCTGCTATATTGTTCACCTCTCTGTAACAATGCGTTATCATCCATGTGGTGTTCTCCAAGTACTTCTTATAAAGTAGCTACTTTTGCTAGAAACATCAAGGAATGTTATAATTTTTTGGTCAACATATTAATCTAAAGAAGAGCAAGATTTTCTTGAAGTCTATTTCAGCGCCAAGACATCTTAAAATCTTCAAAATGCGACTTCCAATGCGCTATCTTGGGGTGGATCTCTATAGAGGGTGAGTCAGAAAGGAGATCATCTTTCCattgatggataaaatcaaagCCAGGCTTGCAGgatggaaaggcaagcttctaTCCCAGGCAGGTAGAGTGGATTTGGTGAAAACAGTGGTGAGTAGTATTCTATTGCATAGTTTTTCCATATATTTATGGCCATTAACAACCACAATGCAAATGAAAAATAGATTTGAACCTTAATCTGGAGTGAGGATGCTAATTCCTCGAAGGCGGTGACAGTGAAATGGAGCAATCTTCAAACCAAAACAAGAGGGGGGGGTATGGGTATTCGCCGGCTAAGAGAAATAAACTGGCCATGTTGGCAAAGCTCTATTGGTACATCAAATATGAGAAATCTCTCTTTGCCTCTTTCCTTTGGGGTTGACTTCTAGCAATTGATGgatccttgaaaaaaaaaatgttaattctTCCTCCACAATGCCTGGTTTTTGCAAAGTGTGGGATTTTGTTTGCAATGCTGAGAGGTGGATTGTTGGTGATGGCAAATCAATTAGCTTCTGGTACGACTAATGGTTAGTCCGTCAAAGCTTAATGGAAGAATTAGCAGAGTCTTTCGCTCTCCCACCAAATTTGAGTGCTAAGATCTCGGATTTCATAGAGGAAGGGCAATGGGCGCTGCCAGAGCTCGTGTCCCTACTTTGCAAGATATAAGTACTTGCATAAAAAGCTTTCCCTTGCCTTCGATAGAGGTGGCGGATAGGAGAGTTTGGACATTGACTGAGTCAGAAAATTTCTGTGTCTTTAGCGAGGGAAAGCCTGAGAGAGAAAAAGGCAGCAGTGGGGTGGCATCGCCTGTTCTAGATGAACGGCCACCTTCCTCGTTTCTCATTATTTGGATAGAGGTTGTTAGTTCATGGAAGTTTGCCAATTGATGATAAAATTACTCGAAGATTGATCCCTATGGCGTCAAGATGTAGTTTATTTGCAAGAGCGAGGAAACATTTCACCATTTATTTATAGAATGGAATGTGATTATACTTTACGTATATGGGTGACCATTCTGGGTTATTTTTCTTAGAGATGTTGCAGTTTCCCTTCTATAGAGGAGCTCTTCTcatggtggaggagaaaggcGAAGTTAGTTGACTGTGGTAAGGTTTGGCTGCCACTATCAATTTTGGTACCTTATCACATTTGGAcagagaaaaatagaagaattcATGAAAATCAACAACGATCTACTTCCTGTGCAATAAAAGGAATTTTTCGAGATCTTTAGGATTTATCTTCTCAAATAGAAATGCATGTAACTTCTATTGCCGATCTTCTTCTCTCCAAAAACTTGAAGGTGGTGATAGCAAAGGCTGATCCAAAAAATATTCTAGAAATCTTTTGGAACTTCCCTCCCTTGGGTAACTAAGCTAAATAAAGATGTCTGTTCACTAGGTAACCCAGGATGCTCAGGGGCGGGCGGAGtgatgagaaatgaaaatgataaaTGTATACGCTTAGCAAAGACATTTTTTGGTTCTAGCAACTACTGTGATTCTGATTTCTATTACTCTATACTGTTTTCCTTTCAAGTGCATAAATATGCTTTCGAAAGAGAGAATTTATCTAATTTCCGCTCAAGTTGATGAGATACACCAaatcagcattttttttttttaccataaaaaaagCATTTCTTATTTCTAATTGTGTTTAAGAAAaacatgaagagagagagagagagagagagagagagagagagagagagagagagagagagagtttattcAGCAACACCACGCTTTATTGTTCTCCCTCATAATCTACAACTTGAAAGTACAAGAACTTGGAAGTAAAAACAGTAGAATCTTAGCAGGTAAGGTTGTCACTAGGTGACACCCCTAATTGGGAACAGTAGTCCTTATAATACTGAACACGAGCTTGCATAGCTGGAGGGTTTCCACCATAGCATTCAATGGAATTGATGGCACGGGTCGTCTCCCCAAATCCTTTTCCGGAAGTTATTGTCCAGTGGCAGTTTTTCATCCAGAACCACAGTGCCGTCTTGAACGAAATCTCAACGTCGTTAGCCACAATTTCAGGATTATTTAGACCATCGAAACTAGGAGTAATTTCTTCACCAGCAGCTCCATAATTATAATTCCACGACAACTGGAGCGGTCCACGGCCATAGTAACCCTTGCCGGAGACACAAGGGTACTGCATATTAGTCCAGTCACAGTAATTCTTGGATGCACCATCTATCTCTTCAATGTAACAGAAATCTATTTATGTGCACAAAAAGAAGGCATAATTAAGCTTAGTAATAAAGTCCTttacaataattaaaaaataaaaataaaaggttcACACTACGAATATGAAAAACTTACGTCCAGTCTCATGGGTGACATGAGCGTAAAAGGCGGCGATCTCACGCTTAGAGTCATCATATTCCCCTACTGTGCCGAAGTGAGTATATGAACCAAGTGCATTGAGAAATGCATCTCTGGTGTAGAAACTCCTACCAACACAGGATGTGGAGGACTGATTAATTATCTTATCAAAGAATTCTTGTGTCACAACATCAGCCACCACAAGATCATTACTAGGTAGTTCATGACAAGGACCCTCTTGGCATCCATCGCCGCAGTAATCGTCAGTGATGCCGCAGTACCCCCACTTGCTACAGCAAAGGTTGGGTGCACAGCCACAATTCTGACTCAAAATGGATTCAGGCAATAGGCCAGCTATAATTCCAACTAAAGTGATGGCTAATAGGCTTTTCTTGATTGAAGAGAATAACATTTTGGCAGCAGAATCCATTTAGACTtcagagagaatgagaaaagatgCAAATGTGCATGGGATGAGTATAGAACATAATAGAAGCAAGGATATTTATAGTGTTTCCAAGACCTTGAGTTGAAGAGTTGTAGAAGATCATCCAACCTTGTGTGGATGGCAAAATTCAATGCGTGACGCACATGTTATGAAATTTATAAATGTTTGCCTTCCCTCTTGAGTGATGACAAAAGGAGCAATCACCGTGGGgcctatctatatatatatatatatatatatatatatgagcgGCACACAAAACACATTATATATATGCAAAACAGTGATATCTAACTTATGAATTCTAGCCATCGGAGCTAACCAATAagctattaaaagaaaaaaaaaagcatctatCGGTTGGCATCAGCCATTGCTACACTGTAGACATACAAGTATACAACACACAAAAGTAATAATAAATGGACTTTTGTTGTGCTCTTCCATTTTATTCATggtaaaatagaaatttcaagaAGTACTAAAGGATTGGGTTAGGTCAGGCTTAAAAGAGTCGGTTCAAGTCGGGCTCATAAATATATCAGTCTAGTGGAACGTCCATTGGGTTAGATGATTGTATCAtatactacctatttataaatgtttGGGACTTGAGCCTGATATATTTATTAATTGGGTCATAAACATGTCAGGCTTGATCGCTCTCGCCAACGAGctggaattgacaccctaaATTCATCaatcatttttgttttatcGTTATTGAAAGGGTTTTTTATTAGAAACATGGAAAATAATTTTAACCGTCAGCCTTAAACTCCTCCCCTTCCACCGGTGGAAGGCAAGAATCGATTCCGAAACCTACTTACAACCAACTAACGTCAGCTGGCACCTTCCTTTGGGGCCGTGCGAAGAGACGGGAAGGCAGAGGGAACTTCAGAAATTTCTTCGAGTCAACTACTGCTCTGTAGGCCGAGAGCAGTAGAGGGAGGGAGGAGAGGGACAGAGAGCTATGGCTTGCTTGACCAGTTTTCTTGTTACAGCAACTCCATCTCCGCAACcttcatcttctcttcctcctctcttctcttctgctAAACCCCTCAAGCTTATCAGTTCCAATCCCCTACTTTTGTCTTCTCCTGACTTTTCTAGGAGTTCTTTCTGTCTCAATGAAGGATTAACCATCCGTCGGTCGGCAAAGCCCTTCTCCATTTCAGCACAGAAAGTCTCGGTAAGAACACGGCGGGGTTTGTTTTCAATCTTGATTCAATTTCACTTCTTCATAGCCGGGTTCACATATCTATTATTAGGCTAATTCTATGATTATACTCATCTCTGATTACTTCGATTAGTCATCTGTTATGTCGTATGGCAGAGCGTGGCATCTGTAGATCCAGAGCCTCTAAGGATTATGATATCTGGGGCTCCTGCATCAGGGAAAGGAACGCAATGTGAGTTCATCACCAAGAAGGTAAGTTTCAAGCACAGATTTTGTTTATGATAAGAATATTACATAGTTGGATATCAataatccatgtagccgatcctatttagttgggataaggctgagttgttgtagcATGATTTGGATATGATGGAAGAGGTAACTTGTCAAAGCAAACTTTTTATAAGTATACTGATTAGGTTTAGAAAATATATGCAGAAACAAAGCTCTTTTTGTTCTGTAGGACGACTAGGTTCAATTTCAAAGTCGTAGATACTGTTTTACTAGAATTTTCAAAGTCAATTGGTTTTCTCAAATAGACATAAACCTACTAAACTTGAACTTATGTGTAGGAAGAATAACGTCGATATGGGGGGCATACATTTCAACGTAGAAAGCCCCTTAAGAAAATTTATGGCTGAACTCTTCCAATTTGTGAAAGCCCTACAACCCGAATGCAAGAGTCAAGTAATTGCTCCTTAAAAGGGTCATCTCTCCCACATACCTTTGCAAGAAATATCTAATTTACAGATTGTCGATATCTGGTTGATGTTCAACCACCCAATGAGGTTTGACATCTTGTGGTACTGGATCTCCTGCTTGCTGCGTGCTTTCCATGAATATGATAATTTCTGGAAATAGTTGTCTTGGAGGTTCTCAGTGCATCCAGATTTGAAGATTCGATATTTTTGCCATAAATCTGTATGGAGCCAACAAGGTAAATCGATACTACCAGTGTTgttaaaatggagaaacagaAAAGGATAGGAGAGGAGAACAACGGGAATTGGTTAGATACCTGTCTGGTGTCTATGGCATCCTGAGAAGTTCAGAGATAGCATAGCCATTAAGTGACTTTGATAATATGAATCGATCTGCAGGGCCATGCCCAAGCTTGTAGGGTCTAACATGTCCATTCTAAAGGCATTTTCTTTTGGCCCATATAAGCTTTGATGCCCTCTTGCTACCAATTTTGATGCTATATTTAAACTGCTCTATTCAGAAGTTGAGGATCAAATACtacaaaaagaggaaaaggggagagaaagagaagagggtagAGGGtagagggtggagggtggagtgAGGGTGGAGGTGGAGGGTTGGGGGtgctttgggggggggggagggggggacctaaaaatcaaattaaGGTTTTTGATGCATTAGTGACCCAGTTTACCAATGATATGATGATTTTAATATTACTGGTCTTTGAACTGAAGATGGGTTCTAAATTTTCCATATTAGATTAGATATCTGTAATAGCCTGTATTATATG is drawn from Macadamia integrifolia cultivar HAES 741 chromosome 7, SCU_Mint_v3, whole genome shotgun sequence and contains these coding sequences:
- the LOC122085104 gene encoding endochitinase EP3-like; this translates as MDSAAKMLFSSIKKSLLAITLVGIIAGLLPESILSQNCGCAPNLCCSKWGYCGITDDYCGDGCQEGPCHELPSNDLVVADVVTQEFFDKIINQSSTSCVGRSFYTRDAFLNALGSYTHFGTVGEYDDSKREIAAFYAHVTHETGHFCYIEEIDGASKNYCDWTNMQYPCVSGKGYYGRGPLQLSWNYNYGAAGEEITPSFDGLNNPEIVANDVEISFKTALWFWMKNCHWTITSGKGFGETTRAINSIECYGGNPPAMQARVQYYKDYCSQLGVSPSDNLTC